From Pseudorca crassidens isolate mPseCra1 chromosome 7, mPseCra1.hap1, whole genome shotgun sequence, a single genomic window includes:
- the LOC137228384 gene encoding LOW QUALITY PROTEIN: thimet oligopeptidase-like (The sequence of the model RefSeq protein was modified relative to this genomic sequence to represent the inferred CDS: inserted 1 base in 1 codon; substituted 1 base at 1 genomic stop codon) — MPFLENCVILRELVRLQALKSRLLGFRTHADSVLEMNMDKTSQVVATVLGELAQKLKPLGEQERXVILELKKAECQRRGLHFDGPINAWDLRYYMNQGEETRYHVNQYLLNEAFPMQALTRGLLGISQELLGLTFDLEEGTSMCHEDVRLXTVWDAASGKVIHRQVLPDLYPRVGKSGHAACFGLQPGCLQHDGSCQIAIAAMVANFTKPTPNLPSLLQHDERETNFHDVGHAMHQLRSQAQGCLFNLGQIVLAKVVQALHMQTPADPAQENARLCQEILGFPAMPGSYDAQSCGQSFLQETLEPVSANPPKKNDFKGNVVSQEGCQEPDSAYRPLLLIWRRNHVYRPPNARTAKVANPASPVPAQGHEPQAPRHKPTQLADLLLPRMRHRGASRDDSQHAGGLTRLIGKEDSDACNFPP, encoded by the exons ATGCCGTTTCTG GAGAACTGCGTGATCCTCAGGGAGCTGGTGAGGCTGCAGGCCCTGAAGTCCCGCCTGCTGGGGTTCCGCACGCATGCCGACTCCGTGCTGGAGATGAACATGGACAAGACCAGCCAGGTGGTGGCCACTGTCCTAG GTGAGCTGGCCCAGAAGCTGAAGCCCCTCGGGGAGCAGGAGC CCGTGATCCTGGAGCTAAAGAAGGCCGAGTGCCAGAGGCGGGGCCTGCACTTTGACGGCCCCATCAACGCCTGGGACCTGCGCTACTACATGAACCAGGGGGAGGAGACGCGCTACCACGTGAACCAGTACCTGCTCAATGAGGCTTTCCCCATGCAGGCGCTCACACGCGGGCTGCTGGGCATctcccaggagctgctggggctGACCTTCGACCTGGAGGAGGGCACCAGCATGTGTCACGAAGACGTGAGGCTCTAAACGGTCTGGGACGCGGCCTCGGGCAAGGTCATCCATCGGCAAGTTCTACCTGATCTCTATCCTCG GGTGGGGAAGTCCGGGCACGCGGCCTGCTTCGGCCTGCAGCCGGGCTGCCTACAGCACGATGGGAGCTGCCAGATCGCCATCGCGGCCATGGTGGCCAACTTCACCAAGCCTACGCCCAAcctgccctccctgctgcagCATGATGAGCGGGAGACCAACTTCCACGACGTCGGGCACGCGATGCACCAGCTCCGCTCCCAGGcgcagggct GCCTCTTCAACCTGGGCCAGATCGTCCTGGCCAAGGTGGTTCAGGCCCTGCACATGCAGACGCCCGCGGACCCGGCCCAGGAGAATGCCCGCCTCTGCCAGGAGATCCTGGGGTTCCCAGCCATGCCAG gaagctacgacgcccagtcctgtGGCCAGTCATTCCTGCAAGAAACACTGGAACCAGTTTCTGCCAACCCGCCAAAGAAAAACGACTTCAAAGGCAACGTGGTGTCACAGGAAGG gtgccaggagccagaTTCAGCCTACAGGCCTCTTCTGCTCATCTGGAGGCGAAACCATGT ATACCGCCCACCCAACGCCAGGACTGCCAAAGTCGCCAACCCGGCGTCCCCGGTGCCAGCACAAGGCCACGAACCACAGGCGCCTAGGCACAAGCCCACGCAGCTCGCGGACCTCCTCCTACCGCGCATGCGCCACCGCGGGGCGTCTCGAGATGACTCTCAGCACGCAGGCGGATTAACGCGCTTGATTGGTAAAGAGGATTCTGATGCCTGCAATTTCCCTCCTTAG